A stretch of the Theileria equi strain WA chromosome 1, complete sequence genome encodes the following:
- a CDS encoding hypothetical protein (encoded by transcript BEWA_032670A) has protein sequence MTIVIVGLFAIFVAFVCLARRNLGPRRKKGTLIKTIVVLGPGGHSREMVEILKLLDRTRHVFSFIRPSGSTSGVFEDVSAFKLYGSGGNSHPWTAVRTVPSPHLSGKFPVRGIATLVYSFLRSIFVISSLNADLVISNGPGIAVPVLLATRIVNLLLARKTKTIYIESMCRVDTLSKSGRILRPFVDKFVVLWPNLAKYKGTTYLGSMIHTPY, from the exons ATGACGATAGTCATAGTTGGCTtatttgccatttttgtGGCATTTGTGTGCCTGGCTAGGAGGAATCTCGGTCCGAGGAGGAAAAAAGGGACTTTGATAAAGACGATTGTTGTACTTGGCCCAG GTGGTCACAGTCGCGAGATGGTTGAGATTCTAAAGCTTTTAGACCGCACTAGACACGTATTCAGCTTCATCAGACCTTCCGGAAGCACAAGTGGAGTTTTTGAGGATGTTTCAGCATTTAAGCTTTATGGATCAG GAGGAAACAGTCACCCGTGGACCGCAGTCAGGACCGTACCTTCTCCACACCTTTCCGGGAAATTCCCAGTTAGAGGCATTGCCACCCTTGTCTACTCATTTCTACGTTCCATTTTCGTCATCTCCAGTCTAAATGCAGATCTAGTCATATCAAATGGACCGGGAATCGCAGTGCCCGTGCTCCTGGCAACACGCATAGTAAAT CTTTTACTGGCAAGGAAAACCAAGACAATCTACATTGAAAGCATGTGCCGCGTCGACACCTTGTCAAAAAGTGGGAGAATACTACGCCCATTCGTAGACAAATTTGTGGTCCTTTGGCCAAATTTGGCAAAGTATAAAGGAACCACTTATCTTGGAAGTATGATACATACGCCATATTAG